The Burkholderia pyrrocinia genome includes a region encoding these proteins:
- a CDS encoding DNA-binding protein yields MNKLKGAVSHHDAEVAELGADRELAVAYLQVAMESLDDPDNRAAGLLALRTVAEAYGGLGAVAAEAGISRESLYRTLSPNGNPTLKTLLAVLKTVGLRLSVVPAQPAHA; encoded by the coding sequence GTGAACAAGCTCAAAGGCGCGGTATCGCACCACGACGCGGAAGTCGCCGAACTCGGCGCCGACCGCGAACTCGCGGTGGCCTATCTGCAGGTCGCTATGGAATCGCTCGACGATCCCGACAACCGCGCGGCCGGCCTGCTCGCGCTGCGCACGGTCGCCGAAGCATACGGCGGGCTCGGCGCCGTCGCGGCCGAAGCCGGCATCAGCCGCGAATCGCTGTATCGCACGCTGTCCCCCAACGGCAACCCGACGCTGAAAACCCTGCTCGCGGTGCTCAAGACCGTCGGCCTGCGTCTGTCCGTCGTCCCCGCGCAGCCGGCGCACGCATAA
- a CDS encoding AraC family transcriptional regulator, with the protein MSFWDFTRSPASARLLVDFGDERGVPHTTLLAGTGLADAQLDDPKVEVTAAQELRLTGNLLRALGRAPGLGFEVGLRYHFSAYGVWGYGLIASATGRDALALAMRFLPLTYAFTVITYREEPDTGVLNFGAPELDGDLSRFLVERDMTAAAVLLQEIGSGDFALSRFTLQAARAPLLPAPRIAGIEPAFSARSNSLAFDRAFLDRPLPHANPLTVSMCEQMCGQLVETRRARVGTSEMVRQYLSSTPGAAPFSLEDMARLMNTSPRTLKRRLQEEGTTFRALLAQARGAMAETLLGDARLSLAEVAERLGFSDLSSFSQAFKRWYGVPPGAYRSAAQRDGSQS; encoded by the coding sequence ATGAGCTTCTGGGACTTCACCCGGAGTCCGGCCAGCGCCCGGCTGCTGGTCGATTTCGGCGACGAGCGCGGCGTGCCGCACACGACCCTGCTGGCCGGCACAGGGCTCGCGGATGCGCAGCTCGACGATCCGAAAGTCGAGGTGACGGCCGCGCAGGAGCTGCGGCTGACCGGCAACCTGCTGCGTGCGCTCGGGCGCGCGCCGGGCCTCGGGTTCGAGGTTGGCCTGCGCTACCACTTCTCCGCGTACGGGGTGTGGGGCTACGGGCTGATCGCCAGCGCGACCGGGCGCGACGCACTGGCGCTGGCGATGCGCTTCCTGCCGCTCACGTATGCGTTCACCGTCATCACGTACCGCGAGGAACCCGACACGGGCGTGCTCAATTTCGGCGCGCCGGAACTCGACGGCGACCTGAGCCGGTTCCTCGTCGAACGCGACATGACGGCCGCGGCCGTGCTGCTGCAGGAAATCGGCAGCGGCGATTTCGCGTTGTCGCGCTTCACGCTGCAGGCCGCGCGCGCGCCGTTGCTACCCGCACCCCGCATCGCCGGCATCGAACCGGCTTTCTCGGCGCGCTCGAACAGCCTCGCATTCGACCGCGCGTTTCTCGACCGGCCGCTGCCGCACGCGAATCCGCTGACGGTGTCGATGTGCGAGCAGATGTGCGGCCAGCTGGTCGAAACGCGGCGCGCGCGGGTGGGCACGTCGGAGATGGTGCGCCAGTACCTGAGCTCGACGCCCGGCGCCGCGCCGTTCTCGCTGGAGGACATGGCGCGGCTGATGAACACGAGCCCGCGCACGCTCAAGCGCCGGCTCCAGGAGGAAGGCACGACGTTTCGCGCACTGCTCGCGCAGGCGCGCGGCGCGATGGCCGAGACGCTGCTCGGCGATGCGCGCCTGTCGCTCGCGGAAGTGGCCGAGCGGCTCGGCTTCAGCGACCTGTCGAGTTTCTCGCAGGCGTTCAAGCGCTGGTACGGCGTGCCGCCGGGCGCGTATCGCAGCGCGGCGCAACGGGACGGCAGCCAATCTTGA
- a CDS encoding response regulator transcription factor yields the protein MIRVILADDHAVMRDGLRHILEMAGGFEIVGEASDGSATLALAERAAADVLLLDLSMPAPTGIELIRLVKRHAPSLRTLVLTMHAEAQYAARAFKAGATGYLTKDSATAELVEAVGKVASGGVYVSPSAAESLALTLRAPAQTLPHERLSARELDVMRRIVAGQTVTQIASELALSAKTVSTYKTRILEKMELPHEAALVRYAVRHDLDPGVDDA from the coding sequence ATGATCAGGGTAATTCTGGCTGACGATCACGCAGTCATGCGGGACGGACTGCGTCACATCCTGGAAATGGCCGGCGGTTTCGAAATCGTCGGCGAGGCGAGCGACGGCTCGGCCACGCTCGCGCTGGCCGAGCGCGCCGCCGCCGACGTGCTGCTGCTCGACCTGTCGATGCCCGCGCCGACCGGCATCGAGCTGATCCGGCTGGTCAAGCGCCACGCGCCGTCGCTGCGCACGCTCGTGCTGACGATGCACGCTGAAGCGCAATACGCGGCACGCGCGTTCAAGGCCGGCGCAACCGGCTACCTGACGAAAGACAGCGCGACCGCCGAGCTCGTCGAGGCCGTCGGCAAGGTCGCGTCGGGCGGCGTCTACGTGAGCCCGTCGGCGGCCGAAAGCCTCGCGCTCACGCTGCGCGCGCCGGCCCAAACGCTGCCGCACGAACGGCTGTCCGCGCGCGAGCTCGACGTGATGCGCCGCATCGTCGCGGGCCAGACCGTCACGCAGATCGCGTCCGAACTCGCGCTGAGCGCAAAGACGGTCAGCACGTACAAGACACGAATCCTCGAGAAGATGGAGCTGCCGCACGAAGCCGCGCTGGTCCGCTACGCGGTGCGCCACGATCTCGACCCCGGCGTCGACGACGCATGA
- a CDS encoding protein tyrosine phosphatase, with protein MKRSHTLNALALLCCVGIQCATSAFADEPKKVAFVDTGNTGRSVMAEAIAGQLIAQRHAHVAVISRAVDEDPYDEKPEENGVILMKRRGLDTSAHRSVQLNANDVKHSDVILTMTDKHKEKVLALYPSAAGKVFTLAEYATGKHLDVPDAWGKPIDFYESVTAQLDTYLPAALDKVASAAPAKP; from the coding sequence ATGAAAAGAAGCCACACACTCAACGCGCTGGCGCTGCTCTGTTGCGTCGGCATCCAGTGCGCGACGTCGGCGTTCGCCGACGAACCGAAGAAGGTCGCGTTCGTCGACACGGGCAACACCGGGCGCAGCGTGATGGCCGAAGCGATCGCCGGCCAGTTGATCGCGCAGCGCCACGCGCATGTCGCGGTGATCTCGCGTGCGGTCGACGAGGATCCGTACGACGAAAAGCCCGAGGAAAACGGCGTGATCCTGATGAAGCGGCGCGGCCTCGACACGTCCGCGCACCGCTCGGTGCAGTTGAACGCGAACGACGTCAAGCATTCCGACGTGATCCTGACGATGACCGACAAGCACAAGGAAAAGGTGCTCGCGCTTTATCCGTCGGCCGCCGGCAAGGTGTTCACGCTCGCCGAATACGCGACCGGGAAGCACCTCGACGTGCCCGACGCATGGGGCAAGCCGATCGACTTCTACGAATCGGTGACCGCGCAGCTCGACACGTATCTTCCGGCCGCGCTCGACAAGGTCGCGAGCGCCGCGCCCGCGAAGCCGTAA
- a CDS encoding GMC family oxidoreductase gives MSKTFDYIVVGGGSGGCVVAGRLTEDPAVTVCVLEAGGRGDGAIVNVPTGAVAMLPTRVNNWAFDTAPQPGLGGRIGYQPRGKGLGGSSAINAMVYIRGHRVDYDGWAALGNEGWAYDDVLPYFRLSEHNERFDDAWHGRDGPLWVSDLRTGNPFHARYLEAAQQAGLPLTDDFNGAQQEGVGIYQVTQKHGERWSAARAYLLPHVGRRDNLTVETHAQVLRILFDGTRAVGVEVRQHGEVRTLRARREVVLAAGALQTPQLLMLSGVGPGRELQRLGITVHADLPGVGRNLQDHPDFILGYRSHSVDTMGVSARGGLRMLRELARFRRERRGMLTSNFAEGGGFLKTRAGLDAPDIQLHFVVALVDDHARKLHAGHGLSCHVCLLRPRSRGSVTLHGTDPLAAPRIDPAFFDDPRDLDDMVAGFRLTRRLMEAPALAAWITRDLFAANVTTDDEIRDVLRRRTDTVYHPVGTCRMGHDALAVVDPQLRVRDLQGLRIVDASVMPTLIGGNTNAPTVMIAEKAVDLIRGVCRTSARPHAGTAGAAMDRDTVLASCTAHDAIQPEETRHVVA, from the coding sequence ATGAGCAAGACTTTCGACTACATCGTCGTCGGCGGCGGTTCGGGCGGGTGCGTCGTCGCAGGGCGACTGACCGAGGACCCGGCCGTGACCGTCTGCGTGCTCGAGGCCGGCGGCCGCGGCGACGGCGCGATCGTCAACGTGCCGACCGGCGCGGTCGCGATGCTGCCGACCCGCGTGAACAACTGGGCATTCGACACGGCGCCGCAGCCGGGGCTCGGCGGGCGCATCGGCTACCAGCCGCGCGGCAAGGGGCTGGGCGGTTCGTCCGCGATCAACGCGATGGTCTACATCCGCGGCCATCGCGTCGACTACGACGGCTGGGCCGCGCTCGGCAACGAGGGCTGGGCGTACGACGACGTGCTGCCGTACTTCCGCCTGAGCGAGCACAACGAACGCTTCGACGATGCGTGGCACGGCCGCGACGGTCCGCTGTGGGTCAGCGACCTGCGCACCGGCAACCCGTTCCATGCGCGCTATCTGGAAGCCGCGCAACAGGCCGGCCTGCCGCTCACCGACGACTTCAACGGCGCGCAGCAGGAAGGCGTCGGCATCTACCAGGTCACGCAGAAGCACGGCGAACGGTGGAGCGCGGCGCGCGCGTACCTGTTGCCGCACGTCGGCCGCCGCGACAACCTGACGGTCGAGACGCACGCGCAGGTGCTGCGCATCCTGTTCGACGGCACGCGCGCCGTCGGCGTCGAAGTGCGGCAGCACGGCGAAGTCCGCACGCTGCGCGCGCGGCGGGAAGTCGTGCTCGCGGCCGGCGCACTGCAGACGCCGCAGTTGCTGATGCTGTCGGGCGTCGGCCCCGGCCGCGAACTCCAGCGGCTCGGCATCACGGTGCACGCCGACCTGCCCGGCGTCGGCCGCAACCTGCAGGATCATCCGGATTTCATCCTCGGCTACCGCTCGCACAGCGTCGACACGATGGGCGTGTCCGCACGCGGCGGCCTGCGCATGCTGCGCGAGCTCGCGCGCTTTCGCCGCGAACGGCGCGGGATGCTGACGTCGAATTTCGCGGAAGGCGGCGGCTTCCTGAAGACGCGCGCCGGCCTCGACGCGCCGGATATCCAGCTGCACTTCGTCGTCGCGCTCGTCGACGATCATGCGCGCAAGCTGCATGCCGGCCACGGGCTGTCGTGCCACGTGTGCCTGCTGCGGCCGCGCAGCCGTGGCTCGGTGACGCTGCACGGCACCGATCCGCTCGCGGCGCCGCGCATCGACCCCGCGTTCTTCGACGATCCGCGCGACCTCGACGACATGGTCGCGGGCTTCCGGCTCACGCGCCGGCTGATGGAAGCGCCGGCGCTCGCCGCCTGGATCACCCGCGACCTGTTCGCCGCGAACGTCACGACCGACGACGAGATCCGCGATGTGCTGCGCCGGCGCACCGACACCGTGTATCACCCGGTCGGCACGTGCCGGATGGGACACGACGCGCTCGCCGTCGTCGATCCGCAACTGCGCGTGCGCGACCTGCAAGGGCTGCGCATCGTCGATGCGTCGGTCATGCCGACGCTCATCGGCGGCAATACCAATGCGCCGACCGTCATGATCGCCGAGAAGGCCGTCGACCTGATCCGCGGCGTTTGCCGCACGTCCGCGCGGCCGCACGCCGGGACCGCCGGCGCAGCGATGGATCGCGACACGGTTCTTGCGTCGTGCACCGCGCACGATGCCATCCAGCCGGAGGAAACCCGCCATGTCGTCGCCTGA
- a CDS encoding type II toxin-antitoxin system RelE/ParE family toxin: MLSKFELLRYQRDDGREPFTEWLNAVRDKFAQARIRERLRRVQAGNFGDCVPVGEGVIELRVHVGAGYRVYFGRHGSALVLLLSGGDKGSQPDDIKRAREHWSNWKRRQM, encoded by the coding sequence ATGCTATCCAAGTTCGAACTGCTTCGCTATCAGCGCGACGATGGTCGCGAGCCTTTCACCGAATGGCTGAACGCCGTGCGCGACAAGTTCGCCCAGGCACGGATTCGCGAACGCCTGCGCCGCGTGCAGGCAGGCAACTTCGGCGATTGCGTGCCTGTCGGCGAAGGCGTGATCGAACTGCGCGTCCACGTCGGCGCCGGCTATCGCGTGTACTTCGGCCGGCACGGCAGCGCACTGGTGCTGCTGCTGTCCGGCGGTGACAAGGGCAGTCAACCCGACGACATCAAGCGCGCAAGGGAACACTGGTCAAACTGGAAACGGAGGCAAATGTGA
- a CDS encoding flavin-containing monooxygenase: MSSPDASRLTESAAPLAAIIIGAGFAGIGMAIALQRAGIHDFVIVERSHDVGGVWRDNSYPGAACDVPSHLYSFSFEPNPAWSRVFAPQPEIHAYLQHCARKYGLARHLRFGAEVERARYDEADALWRVTLADGTTLSAAVLVSGTGQLSRPAMPDLPGIDTFRGRAFHSAHWDHDYPLAGKRVAVVGTGASAIQFVPAIANDVQRLVVFQRSPAYVMPRPDRAYRPWEKTLFRRLPWAMKLHRASIYLRYEARAIAFTRLHGLMDIAVGRPFRKLLARDVPDAALRARLTPDYPIGCKRILLSSDYLAAMSRDNVELVTQRIRRVTEDGIETVDGAHHPVDAIIYGTGFAATRFLSPMRITGRDGLDLNDAWRRGAQAYLGLTVPGFPNFFMLYGPNTNLGHNSIVYMLESQIAHVMRCVRAMRRGGASAIDVDARRYRRFNAHVQQRLDGSVWSSCQSWYVDASGRNSTNWPGFTLTYRWLTRFTGLSAYRFTHPLPGPAAPTHGVVVAPPAGGLEALAAASLRGFLRVAFRPLIGPPFSARVQRRVVALLSPLMPGAGGTLRYRTSAHRVPVEVVAPKRGDAGGAILYLHGGAFCLGGAHTHRGVTTRLAHDAGLPVWVPDYRLAPEHPSPAALDDALAVYDAMRAQGHAPHRIVIAGDSAGGALALALAIALRERGEPAAAALLLISPVTDPALGGATLASRRHDDPMIRRGWLEQGLRWYHGAGSAAARGPLDTDLRGLPPMLVQAGDQEVLLSDAQRLAHHATACGVPCRLEIHAARWHVFHLQAFYLRSARDALRTLAGFASERVAATP, encoded by the coding sequence ATGTCGTCGCCTGATGCTTCCCGCCTGACCGAATCCGCCGCGCCGCTTGCGGCGATCATCATCGGCGCCGGCTTCGCCGGCATCGGCATGGCGATCGCGCTGCAACGCGCCGGCATCCACGATTTCGTGATCGTCGAACGCTCGCACGACGTTGGCGGCGTATGGCGCGACAACAGCTACCCGGGCGCCGCATGCGACGTGCCCTCGCACCTGTACTCGTTCTCGTTCGAACCCAATCCGGCCTGGTCGCGCGTATTCGCGCCGCAGCCTGAAATCCATGCGTACCTGCAGCATTGCGCGCGCAAGTACGGTCTCGCGCGCCATCTGCGCTTCGGCGCCGAAGTCGAGCGCGCGCGGTACGACGAAGCCGATGCGCTGTGGCGCGTCACGCTCGCCGACGGCACGACGCTGAGCGCCGCCGTGCTCGTCAGCGGCACCGGCCAGTTGAGCCGCCCCGCGATGCCCGACCTGCCCGGCATCGACACGTTTCGCGGCCGCGCATTCCACTCCGCGCACTGGGATCACGACTATCCGCTCGCCGGCAAGCGCGTGGCCGTGGTCGGCACCGGCGCGTCGGCGATCCAGTTCGTCCCGGCGATTGCCAACGACGTGCAGCGCCTGGTCGTGTTCCAGCGTTCGCCGGCCTATGTGATGCCGCGCCCCGACCGCGCGTATCGCCCATGGGAGAAGACGCTGTTTCGCCGGCTGCCGTGGGCGATGAAGCTGCATCGCGCGTCGATCTACCTGCGCTACGAAGCGCGCGCGATCGCATTCACGCGCCTGCACGGGCTGATGGATATCGCGGTCGGTCGGCCGTTCCGCAAACTGCTCGCGCGCGACGTGCCGGACGCCGCGCTGCGCGCGCGGCTCACGCCCGACTACCCGATCGGCTGCAAGCGCATCCTGCTGTCGAGCGACTACCTCGCCGCAATGAGCCGCGACAACGTCGAGCTCGTCACGCAACGGATCCGGCGCGTGACCGAGGACGGGATCGAGACCGTCGACGGCGCGCACCATCCGGTCGACGCGATCATCTACGGCACGGGGTTCGCGGCGACCCGGTTCCTGTCGCCGATGCGCATCACGGGCCGCGACGGGCTCGACCTGAACGACGCATGGCGACGCGGCGCGCAGGCGTACCTCGGGCTCACCGTGCCCGGCTTTCCGAACTTCTTCATGCTGTACGGCCCGAACACCAACCTCGGTCACAACTCGATCGTCTACATGCTCGAGAGCCAGATCGCGCACGTGATGCGCTGCGTGCGCGCGATGCGGCGCGGCGGCGCGAGCGCGATCGATGTCGACGCGCGCCGCTACCGGCGCTTCAACGCGCACGTGCAGCAGCGGCTCGACGGTTCGGTGTGGAGCAGTTGCCAGAGCTGGTACGTCGATGCGTCGGGGCGCAACAGCACGAACTGGCCAGGCTTCACGCTGACCTACCGGTGGCTCACGCGCTTCACCGGGCTGTCCGCGTACCGCTTCACGCATCCGCTGCCCGGGCCCGCCGCGCCGACTCATGGCGTGGTGGTCGCGCCACCCGCCGGCGGGCTGGAGGCGCTCGCCGCCGCGTCGCTGCGCGGCTTCCTGCGCGTGGCATTCCGGCCGCTGATCGGGCCGCCGTTCAGCGCGCGCGTGCAGCGCCGCGTCGTCGCGCTGCTGTCGCCGCTGATGCCCGGCGCGGGCGGCACGCTGCGCTACCGCACGTCCGCGCACCGCGTGCCGGTCGAAGTGGTCGCGCCGAAACGCGGCGATGCGGGCGGCGCGATCCTCTATCTGCACGGCGGCGCTTTCTGTCTCGGCGGAGCGCATACGCATCGCGGCGTGACGACGCGGCTCGCGCACGACGCCGGCCTGCCGGTGTGGGTGCCCGATTACCGGCTCGCCCCCGAGCATCCGAGCCCTGCCGCGCTCGACGACGCGCTGGCCGTGTATGACGCGATGCGCGCGCAGGGTCATGCGCCGCACCGGATCGTCATCGCCGGCGATTCGGCCGGCGGCGCGCTGGCACTGGCGCTCGCCATCGCGCTGCGCGAGCGCGGCGAGCCGGCCGCCGCCGCGCTGCTGCTGATCTCGCCCGTGACCGACCCCGCGCTCGGCGGCGCGACGCTGGCGTCGCGCCGCCATGACGATCCGATGATCCGTCGCGGCTGGCTCGAACAGGGGCTGCGCTGGTATCACGGCGCCGGCTCGGCCGCGGCGCGCGGCCCGCTCGACACCGACCTGCGCGGCCTGCCGCCGATGCTGGTCCAGGCCGGCGACCAGGAGGTGCTGCTGTCGGATGCGCAGCGGCTCGCGCATCACGCGACCGCGTGCGGCGTGCCGTGCCGGCTGGAGATTCATGCGGCGCGCTGGCATGTGTTTCATTTGCAGGCGTTTTACCTGCGGTCGGCGCGGGACGCGTTGCGGACGCTGGCGGGGTTTGCGTCGGAACGCGTCGCCGCGACGCCGTGA
- a CDS encoding GNAT family N-acetyltransferase: MITLRPMTEDDFPRFWPTYRAIVAAQETYAFDPAPAPEAARALWLDAPLCTWIAEQDGVLLGSYYLKANAAGPGNHVCNCGYMVSDAARGRGVARLMCEHSQQVARERGFLAMQFNSVVATNEVAVALWQKLGFEIVGRLPRAYRHARLGFVDCLVMFKWLGDTAAAEA; this comes from the coding sequence ATGATCACGCTTCGCCCGATGACCGAGGACGATTTCCCGCGCTTCTGGCCGACCTACCGCGCCATCGTCGCTGCTCAGGAAACCTACGCATTCGATCCCGCGCCGGCACCCGAAGCGGCGCGCGCGCTCTGGCTCGACGCGCCGCTCTGCACGTGGATCGCCGAACAGGATGGCGTGCTGCTCGGCTCGTACTATCTGAAGGCGAACGCGGCCGGGCCCGGCAATCACGTGTGCAACTGCGGCTACATGGTGAGCGACGCCGCGCGCGGCCGCGGCGTCGCGCGCCTGATGTGCGAGCACTCGCAGCAGGTCGCGCGCGAGCGCGGTTTCCTCGCGATGCAGTTCAATTCGGTGGTCGCGACGAACGAGGTCGCGGTCGCGCTGTGGCAGAAGCTGGGATTCGAAATCGTCGGCCGCCTGCCGCGCGCCTACCGTCACGCACGGCTCGGGTTCGTCGATTGCCTCGTGATGTTCAAGTGGCTCGGCGACACCGCTGCCGCCGAAGCCTGA
- a CDS encoding VTT domain-containing protein, translated as MSDTIHAWIGAIGAHPLLVLAIVFVTACAEAIALVGTVVPAGAVMFAAGALIGAGALDGWTTIGVAAVGAVVGDGISYEFGRRYGGKIRNLWARFGYAAAYARGEEFVLRHGMKSIVLARFLAPVRAVVPVVVGCATLPRRSFYPVNVVSALVWAPVHVAPGILFGASAALAAAISVRVAVILLVVAALVALVWIGVRVALRRGWPLLHRATVAAMHACARRWPRFGARLNDAIARVRRLPGTVPVLALLFVGCVWLFAGLVQDVVANDPLMHADIALYAFLQNLRTPPVDAVLRALAVLHGHDTGLIVAAAFLVWLLIHRCWLTAAWWLATVGIAVVLVPVFGAGVPGATPASLPPGAPHVPLPDAEAAFAILASSGLGWALTRDRPALWRIPVVTAVVLWVVLGGFARLYVGDTWLSGLLGGWSLGLAWFALLAGAYAYWRVREHVQPRGALVAVVVVLATAGVWTVPAQWQLDRASRPHVGDVVAMTVDQWMRGGWQRVPTRRTEIGGDREEYLPLQWSATSDTLDRHLAQAGWQRATPWSPATALRWLLPQAPADALPVLPRYTHGESTRRVFVHVDPGRPESRLVLRLWRYPYVLQDALGMRPLWYGALYRETLHRPAGLMTIVRTTPIDDAAAIAQALAVEPTIEHPPAEMSAAPAEMLLVWMVRP; from the coding sequence ATGAGCGACACGATCCACGCATGGATCGGCGCGATCGGCGCGCATCCGCTGCTCGTGCTGGCGATCGTGTTCGTGACCGCTTGCGCGGAGGCGATTGCGCTGGTCGGCACGGTCGTGCCGGCCGGCGCCGTGATGTTCGCGGCCGGCGCGCTGATCGGCGCGGGCGCGCTCGACGGGTGGACGACGATCGGCGTCGCGGCCGTCGGCGCCGTGGTCGGCGACGGGATCAGCTACGAGTTCGGGCGGCGCTACGGCGGGAAGATCCGCAACCTGTGGGCGCGCTTCGGCTACGCGGCCGCCTACGCGCGCGGCGAGGAGTTCGTGCTGCGTCACGGCATGAAGAGCATCGTGCTCGCGCGTTTCCTCGCGCCGGTGCGCGCGGTCGTGCCGGTCGTCGTCGGCTGCGCGACGCTGCCGCGCCGGTCGTTCTATCCGGTCAACGTCGTCTCGGCACTCGTGTGGGCGCCCGTACACGTCGCGCCGGGCATCCTGTTCGGCGCGTCCGCCGCACTGGCCGCGGCGATCAGTGTGCGGGTCGCCGTGATCCTGCTGGTCGTCGCCGCGCTGGTCGCGCTCGTGTGGATCGGTGTGCGCGTCGCGCTGCGGCGCGGCTGGCCGCTACTGCACCGCGCGACCGTCGCGGCCATGCACGCGTGTGCACGCCGCTGGCCGCGGTTCGGCGCACGGCTGAACGACGCGATCGCGCGCGTGCGCCGCCTGCCGGGCACGGTGCCCGTGCTCGCGCTGCTGTTCGTCGGCTGCGTGTGGCTGTTCGCGGGCCTCGTGCAGGATGTCGTCGCGAACGATCCGCTGATGCACGCGGACATCGCGCTTTACGCGTTCCTGCAGAACCTGCGCACGCCGCCGGTGGACGCCGTGTTGCGCGCGCTTGCCGTGCTGCACGGGCACGATACGGGGCTGATCGTCGCGGCCGCGTTTCTCGTCTGGCTGCTGATCCATCGCTGCTGGCTGACGGCCGCGTGGTGGCTTGCGACGGTCGGCATCGCCGTCGTGCTCGTGCCGGTGTTCGGCGCGGGCGTGCCCGGCGCGACGCCCGCGAGCCTGCCGCCCGGCGCGCCGCACGTGCCGCTGCCCGATGCCGAAGCCGCGTTCGCGATCCTCGCGAGCAGCGGCCTCGGCTGGGCGCTGACGCGCGACCGGCCCGCGCTGTGGCGCATTCCGGTCGTGACGGCGGTCGTGCTGTGGGTCGTGCTCGGCGGCTTCGCGCGGCTGTATGTCGGCGACACATGGCTGTCGGGTTTGCTCGGCGGCTGGAGCCTCGGGCTGGCCTGGTTCGCGTTGCTCGCCGGCGCCTATGCGTACTGGCGCGTGCGCGAGCATGTGCAGCCGAGAGGCGCGCTCGTCGCGGTGGTCGTGGTGCTCGCGACGGCCGGCGTATGGACGGTTCCCGCGCAATGGCAGCTCGATCGCGCGTCGCGCCCGCATGTCGGCGACGTGGTCGCGATGACCGTCGATCAGTGGATGCGCGGCGGGTGGCAGCGCGTGCCGACGCGGCGCACCGAGATCGGCGGCGATCGCGAGGAATACCTGCCGCTGCAATGGAGCGCGACGTCGGACACGCTCGACCGGCATCTCGCGCAGGCCGGCTGGCAGCGCGCGACGCCGTGGTCGCCGGCCACCGCGCTGCGCTGGCTGTTGCCGCAGGCGCCGGCCGACGCACTGCCCGTGCTGCCGCGCTACACGCACGGCGAAAGCACGCGCCGCGTGTTCGTCCACGTCGATCCGGGCCGCCCGGAAAGCCGCCTCGTGCTGCGGCTGTGGCGTTATCCGTACGTGTTGCAGGACGCGCTCGGCATGCGGCCGCTGTGGTACGGCGCGCTGTATCGCGAGACGCTGCACCGGCCGGCGGGGCTGATGACGATCGTGCGCACGACGCCGATCGACGATGCGGCGGCAATCGCGCAGGCGCTGGCGGTCGAGCCGACGATCGAGCATCCGCCGGCGGAGATGAGTGCCGCGCCGGCCGAGATGCTGCTCGTATGGATGGTCAGGCCGTGA